The Paenibacillus sp. RC334 nucleotide sequence ACCTTTGAGACTCGCATTCCAAGCGATTTATCGGTAACCCATAAATCTGTATCTGCATCTACAACTGCATCTACAACTGCATCTGCACGCCAGCCCTTGTATCTTCGTACGGGCATTGAATGCAGTGGTCTGGATTATCGGTATGATGGTACAGCAGAGCTTGCATTACACCAAATAAATCTGTTCATCCCCGCTCAGGGAATGACGGCTATTGTGGGGAAATCGGGCGCAGGCAAAAGTACAATGGTTGACGTCCTGATGGGATTTTTACGACCAACTCGGGGCCAGATTAAAATGGACGGACATGTGCTGGACGACGAGCTGTTGCCACAGTGGCGGCAGTCGTTTGGGTATGTGTCGCAGGACCCTTTTTTGTTTCATGCCACTGTCCGTGAAAATTTGAAGCTGGCCGATGCGAATGCGAGCGAGCAGCAGTTATGGGAAGCGTTACATTTTGCAGCCGCAGATGGCTTTGTTACCAGATTGCCCGAAGGGCTGGACACGGTGATCGGGGATCGCGGCATTCGCCTGTCTGGAGGGGAACGTCAGCGGCTAGTGTTGGCAAGAGCTGTCCTGCATCGTCCTCCGGTGCTCATTCTGGATGAGGCGACAAGTGCGCTGGATGGAGAGCATGAAGCCGATATTCAGGCGGCGCTGGAGCGGATGAAAGGTCAAATGACGCTGATCGTCATTGCCCATCGACTGTCGACCATCCGCCATGCCGATCAGATTGTCGTTCTGGAGCAGGGAGAGATTATACAGCAGGGGAATTACCGTCAATTGGTGCAGGAGGAGCGGGGGGCGTTCAGTCAACTGCTGTCATACCAAAGCAGTGTGATCTCCACCCCTTAGCTGCCTGTTCTGTTCACAATGCTTAACTCCCCACTGGATATGGAATGGGCACAGTCTCAGGTTTCCTTGCGTTTGGCTGTGCTTCTTTTCTTTTTGATCGGAGTTGGGGAAACGGCATCTCCTGACACTGCTTGTTGTGTTGTTGTGGCTGCTGTTTTACGCGCAGGGCGTTTTTTCACGTCAGGGCCGGGATCGGTAACGACAGGCTTCACTGCCTCGATGCTGGCCTGGAGTGCAGCCATCAGGTCCACGACATTGGTCTGCGGCTGCGACGGGGCGATTCGGATCTCTTCTCCAGCCACTTTATGCTGAATGAGATCCAGCAGCCGCTCGCGGTACTGGTCCGTATATTTTGCTGCATCAAAAGGTGTAGATAGCTGCTCAATTAACATTTTTGCCATGGTCAGTTCCTTCTCTTTAACTTCCTCCTGCCCCGGCAGATTAGGAACCTGGGACACTGGGCGAATTTCATCCGGGTAAAACATCGTCTCCACCGCCAAGCATTCATCCAGCACACGAATAGCCGCCAGACTGCTTTTGGAGCGGATCGAGATTTGGGCAATACCAATTTTTCCGGTATCCTTCATCGCATTCATAAGAAGCTTGTAAGCATTGGAGCCTGCCTGATCCGGGGACAAATAATACGTTTTTTGAAAATAAATCGGATCAATCTCCTGCAAATCCACAAAATCCAAAATGACGATATTTTTATCTGCTTGTCCGCTGATTTGCTCCAGTTCCTCTTTATCGAACATGACAAATTTCCCTTTTTCGTATTCATAGCCTTTTCCAATTTCCTCCCATTCGACCTCCTTGTCACAAACGGGACACTTTCGTACATAACTGAGCGGACTTCCGCATTCCTTGTGAATATAACGCATGGAAATATCTTTATCCTCTGTAGCCGAAAACATCTTAACGGGCACATGAACCAGCCCAAAGCTGATCGCGCCTTTCCAGACCGTATGCATACCGCCAGTCCTCCTTTTCTTTAATCCGCATTTTGTATCCTTCGATTCCAACGCTCGGCTGTGAGCATATTCATTTTTCACTTAGTATGCTTCGGAGAGCTACATCGCATAACACAATGATTTGAGGTTGTTAAGTTACATTGGGTATATTAAGATAAGGAATAATAAATAATCTTGCCATTTTATAAGGAAGGAGTGTTCATGTCAT carries:
- a CDS encoding Ku protein, which codes for MHTVWKGAISFGLVHVPVKMFSATEDKDISMRYIHKECGSPLSYVRKCPVCDKEVEWEEIGKGYEYEKGKFVMFDKEELEQISGQADKNIVILDFVDLQEIDPIYFQKTYYLSPDQAGSNAYKLLMNAMKDTGKIGIAQISIRSKSSLAAIRVLDECLAVETMFYPDEIRPVSQVPNLPGQEEVKEKELTMAKMLIEQLSTPFDAAKYTDQYRERLLDLIQHKVAGEEIRIAPSQPQTNVVDLMAALQASIEAVKPVVTDPGPDVKKRPARKTAATTTQQAVSGDAVSPTPIKKKRSTAKRKET